The proteins below are encoded in one region of Candidatus Babeliales bacterium:
- the ssb gene encoding single-stranded DNA-binding protein: protein MAAFNRVILIGNLTRDPEYRNLASGQAVCRLGLATNRQFKNKQTGSMVQEVCYIDVDVWGAQAESCRQYLQKGRPVLVEGRLKLDSWDDQAGQKRNKHSIVAERVVFLSNGASAETSFGASLEEDSSSPQLNPNNPVERDLLAQLEKAQTRVKAAKNVKKEEPAPSTGEIDFQDEPPFEDNLPF, encoded by the coding sequence ATGGCAGCATTTAATCGTGTTATCTTGATCGGTAATTTAACGAGAGATCCTGAATATCGTAATCTTGCTTCTGGACAAGCTGTATGTCGTCTTGGATTGGCAACAAACCGCCAATTCAAAAATAAACAAACAGGTAGCATGGTACAAGAAGTGTGTTACATTGATGTTGATGTGTGGGGTGCACAAGCTGAAAGTTGTCGCCAGTATTTACAAAAAGGTCGTCCTGTTCTTGTTGAAGGTCGTTTAAAGTTAGATTCATGGGATGATCAAGCAGGACAAAAACGTAATAAACATTCTATCGTTGCAGAGCGCGTTGTGTTTTTATCGAACGGTGCTTCTGCTGAAACTTCATTCGGTGCATCGTTAGAAGAAGACTCTTCTTCACCACAACTTAATCCAAACAATCCCGTTGAACGTGATTTGCTTGCGCAATTAGAAAAAGCTCAAACACGAGTTAAAGCGGCAAAGAATGTTAAAAAAGAAGAACCTGCTCCATCAACAGGAGAGATTGATTTTCAAGATGAGCCTCCATTTGAAGACAATCTTCCTTTCTAA
- a CDS encoding CDP-alcohol phosphatidyltransferase family protein: MKKINLRKFTLNILSRLPNAEKRITIPTLFTLARIVVVPVIIGAMITGWWGMAFFFFVFACLTDVIDGLLARLLNEKTFLGACLDPVADKLLLISCFFTLAFISTPLFSIPYWFVLFVVSKEVIQIGGALIIYRLRGHLDVQPTFLGKTTTCIQMIFIMWLFACYFFCWLPIKTYYVMLGVMIFFIGASFGQYVRIGWRIINTKK, from the coding sequence ATGAAAAAAATTAATCTTCGCAAATTTACGTTGAATATATTGAGTCGTTTGCCTAATGCTGAAAAACGTATAACTATTCCAACGCTTTTTACCCTAGCACGGATAGTTGTGGTGCCGGTTATTATTGGCGCTATGATTACAGGCTGGTGGGGAATGGCGTTTTTCTTCTTTGTATTTGCCTGTTTGACCGATGTTATAGATGGTCTTTTGGCGCGACTACTTAATGAAAAAACATTTCTTGGTGCCTGTCTTGATCCTGTAGCAGATAAATTATTACTCATATCCTGTTTTTTCACCTTAGCATTTATTTCTACACCGTTATTTTCGATACCGTATTGGTTTGTATTGTTTGTGGTGAGTAAAGAGGTGATACAGATTGGCGGCGCTCTTATTATTTATCGATTACGCGGTCATCTTGACGTGCAGCCAACATTTTTGGGAAAAACAACTACTTGTATTCAGATGATTTTTATTATGTGGCTTTTTGCGTGCTATTTCTTCTGTTGGTTACCCATCAAAACATATTATGTAATGCTTGGGGTTATGATATTCTTTATTGGGGCATCATTTGGACAATATGTGCGCATTGGTTGGCGTATAATTAATACGAAAAAATAG